TTCTGTCGCTTAGATGCCGAAATAAGACAAGCTTGGACAGACAAGAACCCGGGGCAGCGATTTTATGGTTGTCCGCGTTATAAGGTATCCCAGCTGATGATAGAAATTGTGATCCCAGATTGAAAAATAAAGCAATTATTTACAATGGAATTTCTGGCAGGAGAAAAATGGATGCAACTACTTCAAATGGTTTGATTGAAGCCCGGGATGAGATCCAAGAGAAGAGTAGGGTGATCGAGCAGTTAAACCAAACCATTGCAGAACTCACAATTAATTTGGAGAGGATCCAACAAGAAGAGAAAATAGTTAGAGACTTTCAAAATCTCTATGTTTAATGGTGTGAGAAAGTTTTATTCTAAGTTTACGTCTCGTATTGGAACCTATGTATTTTCTAAGTCTGTGCACTGTGTCGAACTTATGTGACTTTCAGAATCTCTATGTTTAATGGTGTGAGAAAGTTTTATTCTAAGTTTGGAAAACCACGGAAAACTAGTAAAACAAGGTGTTACTATGATCgtaaataacaaatatttacTTGACAACTGTGGAAAACCACGGAAAACTAGTAAAACAAGGTGTTACTATGATCGTAAATAACATCATCCCCTCTAATCCAACATAAAATTGTTAATGCACAAACACATTCACTTGACTACTCCCGTAATTCATCAACAGAAACTCCTCCTGAAATTATATTAGTGAAATAAACTAAActaattcatcatcatcacatttTCTATTATGCATTGTATAGTCTTTCCAAGTTCATTTTCTTAATAAGAGCAGCTTACAAAGGACCATTCTACAATTCTCGTGCTTTCGAAAATATTCTTGCACTtatcaattaaaattgaatGGTAATGAGGGAAAATAACAAGTAAAACCTTCTTCACCAATTTAAATTATAcgtaaaactaaaaaatgttgAAATCACAAAAAATAGAACTATGAAGAAATTTGGTAACACCTGAAACTTCAGTATAACTATGAGCAAAtattttggggggggggggggggaaactaaaaaaaatttcgcGCCTAATCGATAATATTCcaaaaatttcaattatttcGGTCAAAAAGTAGACTCCCTCTTTGCTCTCTGTCTCGTCTCGTCTACTCGTCTCACTTTAGTCAATTATTTCAATTATTTCGGTCAAAAAgtagactctctctctctctctctctcctctgagACAAatcctctcctctctctctttactctctTCTCATCTCGTTGATATCTACCCACCTCCCTCCCTCATCTTATCTATTTCAAAATTCCCTCTACTGACGATGACTCACCCGTACCAAGAGATGAAGGACatgaagaaacacaagaaaCACTACGACATGTTAGGCTACATTTGCGATGCCCAGTATGGAATTCCTACCCGTTGCCCATGTGGTGGTGAAATCAAGACAAATGTTTCTCCAAATCCTAAGTATCGCCATGATTTCGATACCTTGCCTGGGTGTAGGTACTTCACCTGCAAGAATTATGAGGTAATTTCCTTCTTTGTAGAACTATGTTAAACTTAGTTATACTCTGggtaaaacaaatttaattaaactTAGTCAAACCTAATTATACTCTGGGTAAAACTGTGTTAATCCTACTGAGTGAAACCTAGTTATACTCTGGGTAAAACTGTGTTAATCCTACTGAGTGAAACCTAGTTATACTCTGGGTAAAACTGTGTTAATCCTACTGAGTGAAACCTAGTTTTACTCTGGGTAAAACTGAGTTATACTATGCATGAAACTGTGTAGGACGATGGGATGCACTTTCGTCAGCCATGGGCTTTTGGTGTTGAGGATGAAGTGAGGCGCCTAAGGATGGAGGTGAATGATATGGCTGAAGAGATTGCTAAGCTTAAGAGGATTATTACCTCTACCTCTCGTCCATGAGATTCTCAAATCTCAAGTTCTTACTATGGATGTGCTAAAAATAAGAACTTTGCTTTGTATTCCCTATCTATTTCCAGTTTCGGTtacaagtctttttttttgttctgttaaGACTTGTATAAGTACTACTAGGTTTGTTCTGTTAAGTCTTTGAATCTTATCTAATGTTAGACTTATTTTGTGGTTATGTTAAGAACTTTGTTTGTCTTGAGTGTTGGCTTAGTGGATTTCATTTCAAATGGTAATATGTCATAGAATTATCATTCACCTAAAACGAGACAAATCTAATAACAACATTACAACACTAATATGACATAACAACTTAGTCATAACATAGTTAAAGTTGTAAATCCACATCACAAACAAGATAAACATTCAGACTTCGTTtgtctttaacaaaaaaaaaacgattaacATAAAACATCCAGAGACTTTGTTTCACTCAACTCCACTTGACTTCACTTGGTTTTCTGTTTTTTGCCTTTCCCCACAGACTTCtgggttttctttcttttgtctttCCCTTGTGATTCTGCTTCTTCAACCTCTACTACTTTGCCTTGTGCTTCCTTGACAAACTCCTCAAGCGGGGCCAATCTCCCATCCAGCTGGTCAAGTTTCTTGTCAATTTTCCTCATcagtttcattgtttttttcagCATATTCATAACATCTCCCAGCTGAATCGACTGCTCACCTACCTGTACTCCATCCTTGTTGCATCTTCAATCGGTTCTGGCTGTTTTTCACGCCCAGCTACATCTTCGTCGAACATGTCTTTAAAAAAAACCTTCTGCCCTGCATCCAGACACTTCTCCCAACTGTCCACAGCTATATCAGATTGATCAACATCGTCTTCATCTTCCATAATCTCATCCAAAAGGCTATTTTCTCGTGGAGTTTTGGTGGGGATGATGCTGTCAATAACCTATCacacacataaataaatttaaaacttagCAATTTCTAATgtctaaaaagaaaataagttacTACCTTACTTCTACCACAGTTTCACTTTATTCCTACCCTAGTTCCCTTTCTAGTACTACCTTACTTCTACCACAGTTTCACTTTATTCCTACCCTAGTTCTACCACAGTTCACAGGAAGACTTACAGTTGTGTTACCCAGTTCCTTGTTTATCACAGAAAGTGACACCCCTGTCATTCCATTTCGTTTAAAGTAGGACTTGCACATCCTCGGACAGTCGCGACCAGCTCCAACCACAGGCTCTCTGAACGCTATTCCTAGCTTCGGAATTGCCTCGAATGCAAGAAGCTGTTACACACAACATTTTTGCATTAGTAAACAACAATGTTGTCAGACTGGTTTAATGGGATTTTGCATACCTCTAATGGAACACAGAAACCTGGTAGCGGCCATAATGTTTTCTCTTTCACCACCCCTCCAAAATGCTTCATTGTGTGAGAGATCTCCTTCACCATGTAATCATAGGAAAATCTTCCCCACGGAAAGGACTTGCAGTACTCAAGATCATCCACTGCTCTCTGGAACACCTCCAATACATCATTAGCCTTGTGTCCAACCTTCGTTTGCGCACAAACAACCGAAGCTAAGAAGAATAGAACCGCCATCTTCAGTCTGTCTTTGTGGGGTCCCATGTTCACCAACTTCTTCCTAACATCCTATAACCTTCTCGGTTCTCCTTCCTTGAAATGACGATCAACGAACCTCGTCCCACCAAGCTCTTTGTAGCCGAGAGGATAGTTCTGGCAGAATAGCCCATATATCAAACCATGTTCCCTCAGCCCGTAACGGATTGGAACCCCATTCACAATGAACCACACTTCTCTCAGCTTCTCGCTACCAGCAGTACGCAACAACAACATCCACATTCCCTGAACCCTGTGGTTAGTCTCTATCTTCATGTGGAAAATGTGTCTGAATTGAGGATGCTCCGTGAACCAGCTCATCTCCGCGTTAGACAGCTtgggtttcagattttttagcgTCTTAATCGCGCTAGCTATCATACACCTTGTccctagctttttttttttttctgtactCGGTTGGCTTGAAGAACATGCTGGTTGGTTTGATTGCCTCGGTTGCCACATTTCCATTCAAACCCTGCAAGTTATACCAAAGTATTCACCACGTTATACCAAAGTTATATCCAAGTCATACTAAAGTTATATCCAAGTTAGTTATATCCAACTTATATCCAAGTTATATTCAAGTTATATCCGTTTACACAATTTCAGTTTACCTCTACCAAAACTAACATGTTATTCCTATACTTCCCCTAGTATTACTAGCATTAACACACTCAATTGAAAATTTGTTACATTTGTTACCTCTGGTTCAGGTGGATTCCCGGGTTCAGGTGGATTCTCATTGTCATCTCCATTTGCTAACTCTTCTCggtcattttctttttcagaaCCTTCATTATCATTATCCTTTCCTTCTCCGTCTTCATTTCCTTCTCCGTCACCATTTCCTTCTTCAGAACCTTCAGTCTCTTCCTTCTCATctgcttcttcttgttcttcttcagcATCTTCATTCTCCTGGCTAGAACCATCGGAACGGTCGTCATGATCATTCTCTTCCTCTCCAGAACCGGCTTTCTGATTCACTTCATCTCCAGAAGAAGGGGTTTcctcattctcttcttcttcagattcaGTCCCAATCGCCGGAGTTGCTGGAGGAGCTGGAGGAGATGGGCCAGCAGGACCTTTGTTCACTGTCGCCGGAGCAGTTTCTAAAGCCACATCACTCGGCTCCGTTATCTCTGCCGTACTCTCCCTCGCGTCCTCACTCGTCTTCTCCGCCGAGACATCCGTCGTCTTCTCCGTCGAGACATCCGTCGTCACCTCCGTCGAGACATCCATCGTCTTCTCCCTCGAGTCAACAATCTCCGTCGTCTTTGCCGTTCCCGTCGATTCAACATTCCCCGTCGTCGTCTTCTCAATATTATCGGAGGCCGTCTTTACAAACTTCACTTTCCGAACCTCTTCCTTCGTTGGATTATCCTTCCTCTTACCCCTTCCTCTCGTTTCGACCACCATATTGCAATCGTTGTTGGCTCCTCTGAACTCACCGATTGATTTTCAAAACTAGGGTTTCTTCTCGTTTAAAGTGGAGTGAAAAGAGGGGGAGAAATGGAGAAGAATGAATTAATTGGAGGATTCAGGGAAAGAGTTTGATAAAATCGAcagatttggtttggtttcgaACGATGAGTTTGGTTTTGAGGGATTGGTTTGGTTTCCAGGGATTGGGTAAACGGTTAAACGATTTGGTTCAATTGAATTGACCATACATCCGGGTCGGGTCACTGCGGATGAGTTATACCCTGGTACAACTTGTAAATACTTCATTTTTTCCAGGGTTTTTTGTCATTTCCGCCTttttcgaaaaacaaaatatttatctttcTGTTTATACGGGTGTCTTTGTGAGATTATCTTTTTACACTTGGGGGCACCAGAGGAGATGTCTCTGGGGAGCATCAGGAAGCGTAAGCGAAAGAAAATTGTCAAATAAAAACTTGGCGAGAGCGTGAgaatctattatattatatatcagCGCCGGCCGCGATTTCGAAGTAGAGCTAGATTTGGGGGAGGATGGAAGAAGTAAGGTCGGCGATGGAGCAGCAGATGGATGTGATGGCGGATCTGGTCCAGAAGCTCTCTGGTGAGCTCCGAACCGGACTACAACCTGCCTACGAGAATTTCATCGGATTTTTCCACGCCATTGATTGGAAGGTTAGTGAGTCTGCTGCTTGAAGAATCCTCCTTCGTTTTCAATCTTGCATTTTCTCGGAATTTAGAATCAGCAAGTCTTTGAAGACTGTTGTTTTGCTCTAATGCGGCAAAATCATTTGAGATTgaatttgttcttctttttgttgGGGGACAGGAACCTTGGATAATGGGATTAATGGCGTTTCATGCTCTGTTTCTGCTTGTTACTCTTCTTTCTAGAAGGCGTCTCAACTTCCACATGTTCCTCTTCTTATTCGCATGTAAGTTCCCTTCGAAATACTGACAGCCTCTTTGACCTTATTCATCTCTTAGGTGTTGGAAATTTACCGGTCTGTAATGCTGTAAATTATGGTCTTGATAGTGTGTTTTAAGTTTCATGAATCATCCATCTCCTGATCTCTCACTAGGGGCTAGGTTTGCAG
This Brassica napus cultivar Da-Ae chromosome C6, Da-Ae, whole genome shotgun sequence DNA region includes the following protein-coding sequences:
- the LOC125588348 gene encoding uncharacterized protein LOC125588348; translated protein: MIASAIKTLKNLKPKLSNAEMSWFTEHPQFRHIFHMKIETNHRVQGMWMLLLRTAGSEKLREVWFIVNGVPIRYGLREHGLIYGLFCQNYPLGYKELGGTRFVDRHFKEGEPRRL
- the LOC106365760 gene encoding submandibular gland secretory Glx-rich protein CA-like is translated as MVVETRGRGKRKDNPTKEEVRKVKFVKTASDNIEKTTTGNVESTGTAKTTEIVDSREKTMDVSTEVTTDVSTEKTTDVSAEKTSEDARESTAEITEPSDVALETAPATVNKGPAGPSPPAPPATPAIGTESEEEENEETPSSGDEVNQKAGSGEEENDHDDRSDGSSQENEDAEEEQEEADEKEETEGSEEGNGDGEGNEDGEGKDNDNEGSEKENDREELANGDDNENPPEPGNPPEPEVTNVTNFQLSVLMLVILGEV
- the LOC106379342 gene encoding transmembrane protein 18-like, whose protein sequence is MEEVRSAMEQQMDVMADLVQKLSGELRTGLQPAYENFIGFFHAIDWKEPWIMGLMAFHALFLLVTLLSRRRLNFHMFLFLFALGGVYFAESLNRLLRKNWKSFSTQNYFDPHGVFVSVLWSGPLLVIAMIILINTLFSLCYLIVKWKRAELRHRARLARSKQE